A single Anatilimnocola floriformis DNA region contains:
- a CDS encoding sensor histidine kinase, translating to MRWPLRLQILTPMAIILLITVGCVSALNAWLAATRVRADVEAQLRDVAKTLESTNFPLESNVLRTTSALCGAELVVVNGRKEILASSLSATLFQDPAIFAEPTDWKELRLHDSVTLGAVAYLQADVKLDRRQVGGQVVGLHIFYPERTVQAAVRQAAWGPILIGMVALALVSVAAWLVALSVTRPVHRLQDQVGKLMNRDYEAIDLPQRDDEVRDLAATVNQLAQRLSQYEDEVRGNERLRTLANLGSGIAHQVRNAATGCRIAIDLHERDMAHSGAKPDERLHVAKRQLTLIETYVQRLISLAKPAAPVRERLELGALLDDTLELVQPTAAHLGVSLQTPADWPNAAGEGDGEALEQMLVNLLINAIQATSPQAVGQAVSKFSDSPPLVTLEATLTATTLTISIFDNGPGLPDRVAEKLFQPFISDKPGGTGLGLSVARQTARQHGGDVRWRRENGLTCFWVELANWHGWDSHR from the coding sequence ATGCGTTGGCCACTTCGGCTGCAAATCTTGACGCCGATGGCGATCATCCTGCTGATCACAGTGGGTTGCGTTAGCGCGCTCAATGCTTGGCTAGCCGCGACTCGCGTCCGGGCCGATGTCGAAGCGCAACTGCGCGATGTCGCCAAGACCCTCGAGTCGACCAATTTTCCGCTTGAGTCAAATGTCCTTCGCACCACCAGCGCGCTGTGCGGCGCGGAGCTCGTCGTCGTCAACGGACGGAAGGAAATTCTCGCCAGCAGTTTGTCTGCCACTCTCTTTCAAGATCCAGCCATCTTCGCCGAGCCCACCGATTGGAAAGAACTGCGGCTGCATGACTCGGTCACCTTGGGCGCCGTGGCTTATCTGCAAGCCGACGTGAAACTCGATCGTCGTCAGGTCGGCGGGCAGGTTGTTGGTCTGCACATTTTTTATCCCGAGCGCACCGTGCAAGCCGCCGTTCGTCAGGCGGCTTGGGGGCCGATTCTCATCGGCATGGTGGCGCTCGCGCTGGTCAGTGTCGCCGCTTGGCTCGTGGCGCTGTCGGTCACGCGACCTGTGCATCGGCTGCAAGATCAAGTCGGCAAGCTCATGAACCGCGATTACGAGGCGATCGATCTGCCGCAACGCGACGACGAAGTTCGCGACCTGGCCGCCACTGTCAATCAACTCGCGCAGCGGTTGTCACAATACGAAGACGAAGTCCGCGGCAACGAACGCTTGCGAACGCTGGCCAACCTCGGCAGCGGCATTGCCCATCAGGTGCGCAACGCCGCCACCGGCTGCCGCATCGCCATTGATCTGCACGAGCGCGACATGGCGCACAGCGGCGCGAAGCCCGACGAACGTCTGCACGTCGCCAAGCGGCAGCTGACCCTGATCGAAACCTACGTGCAGCGGCTAATTTCGCTCGCCAAGCCCGCGGCTCCGGTCCGTGAACGACTGGAGCTCGGCGCGCTACTCGACGATACGCTCGAACTAGTGCAGCCGACCGCGGCCCACTTGGGCGTGAGTTTGCAAACGCCCGCCGATTGGCCGAACGCAGCCGGTGAGGGAGACGGCGAAGCGCTCGAGCAGATGCTCGTCAACCTGCTCATCAACGCCATTCAGGCCACGTCGCCGCAAGCAGTTGGCCAGGCGGTGAGCAAGTTCTCCGATTCCCCACCGCTGGTGACCTTGGAAGCAACGCTCACAGCAACTACGCTGACTATATCGATTTTCGATAATGGGCCCGGGTTGCCAGACCGCGTGGCCGAGAAGCTGTTTCAACCTTTTATTTCCGATAAACCCGGCGGCACGGGCCTGGGCCTGAGCGTGGCCCGGCAGACTGCTCGGCAGCATGGCGGCGATGTCCGCTGGCGGCGCGAGAACGGCCTGACGTGCTTTTGGGTGGAGCTGGCGAACTGGCATGGCTGGGATTCTCATCGTTGA
- a CDS encoding serine/threonine protein kinase, with the protein MANVMPANAAQAFLDALATSQILNPESIAKIREQHAAAEDPKAVARDLIKEGKITKWQAGQLLHNFTALVVGNYKLLDQLGVGELGRVYLAEHMQMQRKAALKVLARKYTAQPQILRRILTEARRVASIEHPNVSHIHDVNQDGDRYFIVLEYVEAQDLQRQVQTSGKLPAAQAWNIIRQAAEGLAYAHAKGIVHGGLKPSNLLLDKNGNVKILDFALGQLASAVEPDKNDSVEQAAITAKLYRAPELKTGPADRAADVYSLGATLYFLLTGKAPLEGPASAAQLSKLAPETPAGIAQLCGQLMSAKPADRPHDDQALIAAIDAAQAPAAPAAKPAAKASATKTAAPAAKAPAAKAPAAKAKAEEPAAKAAPPKAKKPPVAKALPGDSQAVPVIAAADTEVEPTPSETPTEEAAADDNPFAGLAFQPATRRGTASKTPAAKAPAAKAPTKKEPAKKEPAKDAAKKDTAADAKPEPAKKGKKSSKGITKAQMPLIIGGGIGAGVLVLGGIIALVMYMMSGGNPKQIAKKEEAPAVVEAPVEQPAEAPADPAEANPAPAEEANPETPAPEANPAAPEAMPADPAKPEATEPPKPETPVAPPMPETKPEPKPEKPKAEPKPKPETKPAPPPKAPDPFVGFRTSVSLPKLPVGMTEPTPEMLAPITLGPCKIPDENTVISSMLKGGATAYAKGKMQFSMEPGNNGTSLRDWDFKLNTGVGNTITIATMSIKNDQLQFQWTAEGAKNGAAPYLCNCLISLSAGSGKVDFALREPAAAEAILIGIEKRTPTVKFNIDMPPEQKQLMFELVSVEAEVPKVKFDNKELIADKDTTFFWVGNVETETPVCVKIDTSVINSGKTVQVNVIPHFKLEPVAPKPTIFSKKEVAHVEGQIKNAMQSGQAMIQAAQGQKDAKEKQKMTQAANMTFEPAQKAYATFEQMINLAKSLDKGRIRYRIYAAADDAKVELYTTEASAAGQGNAPAGGKPANDKNAINNVPQLNLNNPAPPPANGKKPAGKAPDRPPLGTDEITAEAIGNEALQLDNAAFEAKHKGESFWIKGNVDSVVDSNVFLKVAAMKDGKSVKVILAFANAADARALAKSGEVVVACDFQSRAPGGPQFNNCEVIKK; encoded by the coding sequence ATGGCCAACGTGATGCCCGCGAACGCCGCTCAAGCATTTTTAGATGCGCTGGCGACTAGCCAAATTCTGAATCCCGAGAGCATCGCCAAGATCCGCGAACAGCACGCCGCGGCTGAAGATCCCAAAGCCGTGGCCCGCGACCTGATCAAAGAGGGGAAGATCACCAAGTGGCAGGCCGGTCAGCTGCTGCACAATTTCACCGCGCTGGTGGTTGGAAATTACAAGCTGCTCGATCAACTGGGCGTCGGCGAACTCGGCCGGGTCTATCTCGCCGAACACATGCAGATGCAGCGAAAGGCGGCTCTCAAGGTTCTCGCGCGCAAGTACACCGCGCAGCCGCAAATCCTGCGGCGAATTTTGACCGAAGCCCGCCGTGTCGCCAGCATCGAGCATCCCAATGTCAGCCACATTCACGATGTGAATCAGGACGGCGACCGCTACTTCATCGTGCTCGAATACGTTGAAGCGCAGGACCTGCAGCGGCAGGTGCAAACCAGCGGCAAACTCCCCGCCGCTCAAGCGTGGAACATCATTCGCCAGGCCGCCGAAGGGCTCGCCTATGCGCATGCCAAGGGCATCGTCCACGGCGGTTTGAAGCCGTCGAATCTGCTGCTCGATAAAAACGGCAACGTCAAGATTCTCGACTTCGCGCTTGGGCAATTGGCCAGCGCTGTTGAGCCGGATAAAAACGATTCCGTCGAGCAGGCCGCGATCACCGCGAAGCTTTATCGAGCGCCTGAATTGAAGACAGGCCCTGCGGATCGCGCCGCCGATGTTTATTCGCTGGGCGCGACGCTCTACTTTCTGCTCACCGGCAAGGCGCCGCTCGAAGGCCCAGCCTCGGCTGCTCAACTGAGCAAGTTGGCTCCGGAAACACCGGCCGGCATCGCACAATTGTGCGGCCAGTTGATGTCGGCCAAACCGGCCGATCGGCCTCACGATGATCAGGCCCTCATCGCCGCCATCGATGCAGCTCAAGCCCCGGCGGCGCCCGCGGCCAAGCCTGCAGCCAAAGCGAGTGCGACGAAAACAGCTGCACCGGCGGCCAAGGCCCCTGCGGCAAAGGCACCCGCCGCCAAAGCCAAAGCCGAGGAGCCCGCCGCCAAGGCCGCACCTCCCAAAGCGAAAAAGCCACCAGTCGCCAAGGCGCTGCCGGGCGATTCGCAAGCGGTGCCGGTGATCGCCGCCGCTGATACCGAGGTGGAACCGACACCTTCAGAAACGCCGACCGAAGAAGCCGCAGCCGACGACAATCCGTTCGCGGGCTTGGCTTTTCAGCCGGCGACGCGTCGCGGCACTGCTTCAAAAACACCCGCTGCCAAAGCCCCGGCCGCTAAAGCGCCGACCAAAAAGGAACCGGCGAAGAAAGAACCCGCCAAAGACGCTGCGAAGAAAGACACCGCAGCCGACGCCAAACCAGAACCAGCCAAGAAAGGCAAAAAGAGTTCAAAGGGGATCACCAAGGCACAAATGCCGCTCATCATCGGCGGCGGCATTGGCGCTGGCGTGCTCGTGCTCGGCGGCATCATCGCACTCGTCATGTACATGATGAGTGGCGGCAACCCCAAGCAAATCGCCAAGAAGGAAGAAGCGCCCGCCGTCGTCGAAGCCCCCGTCGAACAACCGGCCGAGGCTCCCGCCGACCCCGCAGAAGCCAATCCTGCTCCTGCCGAAGAGGCCAATCCAGAAACGCCTGCCCCCGAAGCCAATCCCGCCGCGCCCGAAGCCATGCCGGCCGATCCGGCGAAACCGGAAGCCACCGAACCACCCAAGCCCGAAACGCCCGTTGCTCCGCCGATGCCGGAGACCAAGCCCGAGCCGAAACCCGAGAAGCCGAAGGCTGAACCCAAGCCCAAACCCGAAACCAAGCCGGCTCCGCCACCCAAGGCGCCCGATCCATTCGTCGGTTTCCGCACCAGCGTTTCCTTGCCGAAGTTGCCGGTCGGTATGACCGAGCCCACGCCCGAAATGCTCGCGCCGATCACGCTTGGTCCTTGCAAGATCCCCGACGAAAACACCGTCATCAGCTCGATGCTCAAAGGGGGCGCCACCGCCTACGCCAAGGGCAAGATGCAGTTCAGCATGGAGCCCGGCAACAACGGCACGTCGCTGCGCGATTGGGATTTCAAACTCAACACCGGCGTCGGCAACACCATCACGATCGCCACGATGTCGATCAAGAATGACCAGCTGCAGTTTCAGTGGACTGCCGAAGGGGCCAAGAATGGAGCCGCTCCTTATCTCTGCAACTGCCTCATCTCGCTGAGTGCCGGCAGCGGCAAGGTCGACTTCGCTCTCCGCGAACCAGCCGCCGCCGAAGCGATTCTCATCGGCATCGAAAAGCGCACGCCGACGGTCAAGTTCAACATCGATATGCCCCCCGAGCAAAAGCAGTTAATGTTTGAACTCGTCTCCGTCGAAGCCGAAGTTCCCAAGGTGAAGTTCGACAACAAGGAACTCATCGCCGACAAAGACACGACCTTTTTCTGGGTCGGCAACGTCGAAACCGAAACGCCCGTGTGCGTCAAAATCGATACCTCGGTCATCAATTCTGGCAAGACCGTGCAAGTGAATGTCATCCCGCATTTCAAGCTCGAACCCGTCGCTCCCAAACCCACTATCTTCTCCAAGAAGGAAGTGGCGCACGTCGAGGGGCAAATCAAAAATGCCATGCAAAGCGGCCAAGCCATGATTCAGGCCGCGCAGGGTCAGAAAGACGCCAAAGAAAAACAGAAAATGACCCAGGCCGCGAACATGACGTTCGAGCCGGCCCAAAAGGCCTATGCCACGTTCGAGCAGATGATCAACCTGGCCAAGTCGCTAGACAAGGGACGGATTCGCTATCGCATCTATGCCGCCGCCGATGATGCCAAGGTCGAACTTTACACGACCGAAGCTTCTGCGGCCGGCCAAGGCAATGCACCAGCGGGCGGCAAACCGGCCAACGACAAGAACGCCATCAACAACGTGCCGCAACTCAACCTGAATAACCCCGCGCCGCCTCCGGCCAATGGAAAGAAGCCGGCCGGCAAAGCTCCCGATCGTCCGCCGCTCGGCACCGACGAAATCACTGCCGAAGCCATCGGCAACGAAGCTCTCCAGCTCGACAACGCGGCCTTCGAAGCAAAGCACAAGGGAGAGAGTTTCTGGATCAAAGGGAACGTCGACTCAGTCGTCGACTCCAACGTTTTCCTGAAGGTAGCAGCGATGAAGGACGGCAAGTCAGTGAAGGTGATTCTCGCCTTCGCCAATGCTGCCGATGCCCGCGCCCTCGCCAAGAGCGGCGAAGTAGTCGTCGCCTGCGACTTCCAATCCCGCGCCCCAGGCGGCCCGCAGTTTAATAACTGCGAAGTGATCAAGAAGTAG
- a CDS encoding CinA family nicotinamide mononucleotide deamidase-related protein, which produces MRAEIISIGDELTSGQRVDTNSAWVSQRLGELGVPVAFHTTVADHLPDNIQAFRLACERADLVIATGGLGPTADDLTRQAVAEMAGVDLVEDAGALEHIRALFARRKREMPPNNLVQALFPRGSRVVPNPHGSAPGIDFELPRPGKSLARIFCLPGVPAEMQEMWQGTVAPAVATMLGAPRVIHHYRVKCFGVGESDLEAMLPDLIRRGRVPSVGITVSKATITLRITAEGPTIPLARESMQPTVDVIHQCLGNLVYGYEDDEMQHAVLRLLRERQQTLAVVEWGTAGLVQHWLGECADAAAAFRGGLVLRDAAGVEILSGLAAELAGVMGLASAPAMSVVAQAARERFATDFALAIGPLPEVGQNLQIAIAGPPGVVTREIPYTGHPDILKPRAAKQALNLVRLAILNNPQ; this is translated from the coding sequence ATGCGAGCAGAAATCATTTCCATCGGCGACGAACTCACCAGTGGCCAGCGGGTCGACACCAACAGCGCGTGGGTCTCGCAGCGGCTGGGCGAATTGGGCGTGCCGGTCGCTTTTCATACGACCGTTGCCGATCACTTGCCCGACAATATCCAGGCATTTCGCCTCGCCTGCGAACGGGCCGATCTGGTGATCGCAACCGGCGGTCTGGGGCCGACGGCCGATGATCTCACGCGGCAGGCCGTGGCCGAGATGGCGGGAGTTGACCTGGTGGAAGATGCCGGCGCGCTCGAGCACATTCGCGCCCTCTTCGCCCGCCGTAAACGCGAGATGCCGCCGAATAATCTCGTCCAAGCACTCTTTCCGCGCGGTAGCCGCGTGGTTCCCAATCCGCACGGCAGCGCGCCGGGGATCGATTTTGAATTACCTCGGCCCGGCAAATCGCTGGCGCGAATCTTCTGCTTGCCGGGCGTCCCTGCTGAGATGCAGGAGATGTGGCAAGGCACCGTGGCCCCCGCCGTGGCGACGATGCTTGGTGCGCCGCGAGTTATTCACCATTACCGCGTGAAGTGCTTCGGCGTCGGCGAAAGCGATCTCGAAGCCATGTTGCCCGATCTCATCCGCCGCGGCCGCGTGCCGAGCGTCGGCATCACGGTGAGCAAAGCGACCATCACGCTCCGCATCACCGCCGAGGGGCCCACCATTCCGCTTGCCCGCGAATCGATGCAGCCGACGGTCGACGTCATCCATCAGTGCCTGGGCAATCTCGTCTATGGTTATGAAGACGACGAAATGCAGCACGCCGTGCTGCGATTGCTGCGCGAACGGCAGCAAACCCTCGCCGTCGTCGAATGGGGCACGGCCGGCCTCGTGCAGCATTGGTTGGGCGAATGTGCCGACGCGGCTGCCGCTTTTCGCGGCGGTCTCGTCCTGCGCGATGCGGCCGGCGTCGAGATTCTCTCCGGCCTGGCCGCCGAACTCGCTGGTGTCATGGGCCTCGCCAGCGCGCCCGCTATGAGCGTCGTCGCGCAGGCCGCGCGCGAACGATTCGCGACTGACTTCGCCCTCGCAATCGGTCCGCTGCCCGAAGTTGGTCAGAATCTGCAAATCGCCATCGCTGGTCCGCCGGGAGTTGTCACCCGCGAGATTCCCTACACGGGCCATCCCGATATTTTGAAGCCGCGGGCTGCCAAGCAGGCGCTGAATCTTGTTCGGCTGGCGATCTTAAACAATCCGCAGTAA
- a CDS encoding sigma-54-dependent transcriptional regulator, which yields MAGILIVDDEPTICWGLAELAKQLGHQSQTASSAEQAFTLARTFAADVILLDVRLPGIDGLAAMAQFKQLLPAAKIVIMTAHGDLSTAVDAVRQGAFEYIVKPFDTRTIERVIERALTRAEVSTAPPTTGKAKDSNLMIGKTPAMQEVFKRIALVSASDACVFILGESGSGKELVARAIHQYSGRAASPFVAVNVAALSPTLAESELFGHVRGAFTGAEQHRSGLLVDADGGTLFLDEVADIPLPLQVKLLRALEHGEVMPVGSSKPVRTNFRLVSATHQDLLTKVRESGFRHDLYFRLCTFQINLPPLRERKADIPFLISHFYHLLSSGASQGNFTADAINTAQDRPWHGNVRELRNAVEHALIVARQGPILSEHWPPPMQPIAKGSTSDEPVEVRLRKLIREWATQRLRSDQEPQTLYDELLQQIEPPLLAAALEKSKGECLGASRWLGMHRTTLRKKMDQYGLQGDE from the coding sequence ATGGCTGGGATTCTCATCGTTGACGACGAACCGACCATCTGTTGGGGACTCGCCGAACTGGCAAAACAACTGGGGCATCAATCGCAGACGGCTTCGTCGGCGGAGCAAGCGTTTACACTCGCGCGGACTTTTGCAGCCGATGTAATCCTGCTCGACGTGCGCCTTCCCGGCATCGACGGCCTGGCCGCGATGGCCCAGTTCAAGCAGTTGCTCCCTGCGGCCAAGATCGTAATCATGACCGCGCACGGCGACCTCAGCACCGCCGTCGACGCCGTTCGCCAAGGCGCGTTTGAATACATCGTTAAACCGTTCGACACCCGCACCATCGAACGCGTCATCGAGCGAGCGCTGACGCGGGCCGAAGTTTCCACGGCTCCGCCGACCACCGGTAAAGCCAAAGATTCGAACCTGATGATCGGCAAGACGCCGGCCATGCAGGAAGTCTTCAAGCGGATCGCGCTCGTCTCGGCCAGCGACGCCTGCGTCTTCATCCTCGGCGAAAGCGGTTCCGGCAAAGAACTCGTCGCGCGAGCCATTCATCAATACAGCGGGCGTGCTGCGTCGCCCTTCGTCGCCGTCAACGTCGCTGCCCTCAGCCCCACGCTGGCCGAAAGCGAACTCTTCGGCCATGTGCGCGGCGCGTTCACCGGCGCCGAACAACATCGCTCGGGCCTGCTCGTCGATGCCGATGGCGGCACGCTGTTTCTCGACGAAGTGGCCGATATCCCATTGCCGCTGCAAGTCAAACTCCTCCGCGCGCTCGAGCACGGCGAAGTGATGCCGGTCGGCTCGAGCAAGCCGGTGCGCACCAACTTCCGCCTCGTTTCGGCGACGCACCAAGACCTGCTGACCAAGGTCCGCGAAAGTGGCTTTCGTCACGACCTCTACTTCCGCCTCTGCACCTTTCAAATCAACCTGCCGCCGCTCCGCGAACGGAAAGCGGACATTCCGTTTCTCATTTCGCACTTCTATCACCTGTTGTCATCCGGCGCATCGCAAGGAAACTTCACCGCCGACGCGATCAACACCGCGCAAGACCGACCCTGGCACGGCAACGTTCGCGAACTGCGCAACGCGGTCGAACATGCCCTGATCGTCGCGCGGCAGGGACCGATTCTCTCCGAACACTGGCCGCCGCCGATGCAGCCGATCGCGAAAGGGAGCACCAGCGACGAGCCAGTGGAAGTGCGCCTCCGCAAACTCATTCGTGAATGGGCCACGCAACGGCTACGCAGCGACCAAGAACCGCAAACGCTCTACGACGAACTGCTGCAACAAATCGAACCGCCGCTCCTCGCGGCCGCGCTGGAAAAGAGCAAGGGCGAATGCCTCGGCGCCTCGCGCTGGCTCGGCATGCATCGCACGACGCTGCGAAAGAAAATGGATCAGTATGGGTTGCAGGGGGATGAGTAA